DNA sequence from the Pseudomonas fluorescens Q2-87 genome:
CAACTTTTATAGGAATCCCCCCTTTCTCTCAGGTGCGTATAGCGGCGTAATGAGTTCCAATCACGATGCCCTGAAACGCTGGCCACCCTCGGAATATCCCAATCCATTTCAAACAGCCGACTCACCCCGTCATGCCGCAGATCATGAAAATGCAGATCTTCAATGCCCAACAGCGGGCATGCCCGAGTGAAGACTGCCGACACTGACTTACCGTTGTAGGGAAAAATCTCCTTCTCTGCCTTAGGCATGGTCTTCAGAATCGCCCAGGCTTCGTCAGGCAGATGGCACCAGACGTCGTTGCCAATCTTTTGCCCAGGATTCTTCATGTCCCGCACCAGAACGGCTTGCCGGTTCTCGTCAAGATCCTCCCACCGGATCCGCGTGATCTCCTCCTGCCGGCGCGTTGAGAAGATCGCCAAAGCGATCATCTTCGGCATGTGGATCGACTCCGGCCGGCGCTTCAGCGCCCCGAAAAAATGCTCCATGAGTTTATCCAGCTCTTCCAGGGTAGGCCGTCAGTTACGCTCCTTGCTTTTGCTCACCATGCCCAGCTTGCGTAACACCTTGCGCGCATCCGGCATGGCCAGCGGATCGACCTCATAGCCCCAAGCGGGCCGAGCCACGGACAACACCGCACCCAAATGCGACAGATCGTTGCCAACGTCTGCGCCTGAACACTGCCGCCCTCCTTCCCGATTCGCCACTGCGCGAACTCCACCAACTTCTGGCTGGTCAGCGCCGAATCGTCGAGCTCGCCCAACCAGGTATCCTTGATCGCCTTCAGCGTGGCGTTCTTGGTCTTCCCTAGCTGACGGATCTTTTCGTATTCGTTCAGATACTGCTCGATCATTTTATTGATCGTCACACCCTTGCGGTTCGCGCGCTCGATGCCGCCAGGTTCCGCCAGCTCCGTTTCTCGCCGCTTGATCCAGGCCTGCGCAACCTGCTTGCAGTCGGAGGCTTGGCTTTCCTGATAAACTGTCGCCCCGTCCCGATTGATCCGTATCTGCGCTGTGCAGGCCGTCGAGTTGTCCTTGCCCTTACGTGATGTGATCGTGCCCATTTCCAGTTGCTACAGCGCCGAAGTCATTTGCTACATTGCAGCAAGCGACTTCAGAAACAGGGGAAAAATGGGTAGAAGCCTCTGTATGAAGACCAGCATCAATGAATTCTGAAAATCCTGTACTGCCCGTAAACATTAGCGTTGCCCGCTCTGAACCGTCCCGGCGCTTCAGTGTGGCCCCCATGATGGATTGGAACTTCTAACTCTACAGCCCACGTAGTACGAGCTTTGTAGCCGTGTCGATCAAGCTCCGTACCATTTTTGTACCAACCCCTGGCCCAAAGCATCAATGACCGGCGTTTTTCTCACTAGCTCCACCAATCCGAGGCAGCGCTACTGCTATGCTTAATTCCTTCCGAGACGAGTCGGCGATCATGGCAAGCGAATACTCACTGGCGGATGTTCTGTACAGGATTTATCAAAATCAGTTGGCCCTAGAGGCAGCAATAATGGAGCTGACGCTGTGGGCTGAACAGCAAGACGCTGTGGAGGTAGGTGAGAATATTCGAGGGGCACTCAGCACCATTACCGAAAATGCCGGACATATCAAACAAGGACTCGCCCGATTAAAAGGGGCGGGCTTCATCTAAATGGCAATAGCGGCTGTTTAGAAACCTACTGGTAAGGGTAAAGCCCTAGCCAAAAAACCTTACCATTTGCCCTCTCAGGTAAAGCCCTCCTCGGCGAACTGTCTCATGCGCATTGGCGCGCTGCTATGCTTGTCGCTCCCATCCATCGCAGGAGCGACTATGGCGACGCCGGTCACGACTTTGGATCAATCTTTTTCGATAGCGTGTGCGTAATAGCTAACCGCTTCCCCCATTAATCGTCGCCAGTCGTGCTTATCAATAATTCCCTGTTGCTTGAGATCATCGGCCATCCTAGTCAGCTTCTCATACTGCTTCTCGACATCCATTCGGATGTCAGGCTCGGCAAGCGCTTTGTGCCAAGCGGCTAAAGCCTGCTCCCTGCGGTCTTTACCCATCGTTGTAGCCTCGTCGTCACGTAGCGGTGTAGACATTAACGTTCAATGACCCGTTCCAAAACCAGCTCATCGTATGAGAACGTTCTCAGCTGCGGACGGCCAGTTTGGTGGTGTCCTCTCGTGAAGGCCACGGGCTTGCTCAATCCTATGACCGTTCGGATAGGTGTGGGGAACCGGAGCTTTAACGAAAAAATCGAAGTAGAAATCACAAGCTATTCCAGATTATGAATATCGAAAATACAGCCCATCTGATCAGTTTTTTACTGGAGCAAATGACCGCCGATATGCGATACGAGGCGGATGAGCTGAGCGGAGAGCGGGAAATCATTTTGTTCGGAATTCGGGAGATGCTGCAGCTCGGTCTGCTGACTGCAGAATGTGAATACGCGGAAATTTCCGATGCTAACGGACCGCTTTTGGCGTCTGCTTCTAATATATGCCTAACAAAAAGGGGGGTAAATTTTAAAAGGCATTAGGCCACTATTTACTTAAATCACCGCTGGAATAAGCTTGTCAGCTTAAATTCCGAGGTGTTGAAATGGACAGGTTGTCGAAGATCGAGATCGAGGCAGCACTGAGGGATCTACTCCCTGGGTGCTCAGTGGAATGCACCTTAAATTTCGACGGAACCGCCTCGCTTTTGGTAGCAGGTCATGACGGAGAATCTTTTGCCGTTGTCGGTCTGATCAGACACCAGTTTCGAGGCGAAGTAGGCTTAAGGAAGCTGGCTCGATTCATCTTTGAAGACATCGAATTGGCTCGCCAAGGCTTAAAAACTCATAAAGTGCAGGTGGTCTCGCCTTCATCCTTCCACGCTAAGCCTCCGCCAAAGCTAAAGAAAACTCTCCATTGAGCACGCTTCTGCGCTGAGCATCCTATCGCTACGTCTATGATGTGCGCTGAAGTAGATGCTTCATCGAGGCTATCAAGTCGTTTACGGCCCACGGTTTTTGCAAATATAGGGTTGGACCAGGCACTGATCCAGGAAGAAATTGATATCCTGATGTGAGTATCGAACCGATGGAAGGCCATTTGCCCCTAACCATCTTGATAAAATCCATGCCATTGATTTGCCCAGGAACGCCGTAGTCGACAATTACGAGGCAACATCGAACCTGAGATTGAAGCAGGTAAATCAAGGCTTCATCGGCCGATCCGAAAGCGACGGTTTCAGCTCCAATGTCTTCCAAGATCTCAACCATGAGTACACGCAGTGTTTGATCATCCTCAACGATCAATACTTCGCCTTCAAAAGGGCCAATTTCTTCCCAGTTTGTGATCATATTTTGTCTCTGCCAGAAACGGCTGGCGCATGCAGCCAGCACGAGCGGATGCTCCTCTATATCGCGATCCCAATATGATGAGGCAATGCTCAATTGAGCGTAGCGTACTCGACCGGTGCCGCGCCGTTTTTAACACCTTCCACAACCTCACCGGCTGACGCTTTGTGAACCAGTGCGTGCGAGTGAATGAGAAGGTGAGAACTGCGCAATCCTGCACACAGCTTCAGGCGGTGGCCCGCTCGAGGCATGTCCAGCGTTTTTATGTTGACCCACGGGAAAGAGGTTAGGAGGGTTAGTTTTTTACTCGCTGCCCTGAAAGCCTTGTCTGGTAAGGCTTCGCGAAGGATTCGCGAAGGTTAGTTTTTGGTTAGATTGTGGTTATTTCCTAACCTTTATTGGCGTTAAATATTCAGCTTATAAATTCTTTTAAATACAGTCACTTATGGATTCCTAACCTCTAACCTAACCCAACCTAACCCTTCAAAGTTAGGTCTCAAGCCCAACAAATACGGGCCCTCCAGCCCACAACATCCCTCTCAAAAAAAACCTAACCCTTTTCCCGTGGCGCCTCCGAAATCCGTACGCCTTTGCACGCGTATGAGCATTGCGAAAGACACCCACCTTCGCAGGGATCCGCAGGTATTCGATAGCCTGGATAAGCTCCGATAGCGCCCGGAGGGCTTGGTTACAGTGGGAGTGCAGAAGCGCGGAGAAAAAGACCTATTTAGACCGGAGGCGAGGTGGGGGGACGACGGCGCGCGCCAGGTTTGAAGCACGCCACTGCCCGCCGATAGCGCCCCATTTCGGTGCGATTTCTTGGGGACGAAAAAAAGCCGCCTCGGCGGGCGGCTCATGGATCAGCAGATCATCGACAGGGCACCTGCCACAGCTGGTCCAGCCTGGTCGTGTAGCTCTGGCTCATCATCTCCCGCCGCATGCCCCAGTCAGGGTTGACGGGCACGCTGGCTGATCGGAGTGTCCCTCTCCCCCATCGCCCGTTGATCTGGTCCAGCACAGCCATCAACTTCGTGGCGTCGGCTGGTTGGGAGGTGGCAAACAGGTCGTCGGTGTACTCCCCCTGCTGACATAGGTTCATCAACAGCACCTCAGCTTTGCTGTACTTGAAGCCCGGCCGAAACACGCGGTCGAGCGCGTCCACTGCTGCCTTGGTCAGCAGCCGCACATCATCAGTGGGGTACGGCATGTCGATCAGCACACCAGTGGCGTACTTCGCCTCCTCCGGGTTGAACATGCCGGTGCGGATGCTAACGCGGATCTTCTTGCACAGCGACTGCTGCGCCCTGAGCTTTTCCGAAGCACGCATCATGTATGTAGCCACCGCTTCCTTGATGGGTGCCAGGTCCGTGAGCCGCTTCCCGAACATCCGACTACAGCAGATTTCCTGCTTCGGTGGGTCCGGCTCGTCCAGCTCCAGGCACGGCGTGCCGGCCAGCTCCCGGGCAGTCTTCTCGATCACCACGCTGAACTTCTTGCGTAGCGTCCACGGGTCGGCCTTCGCCAGGTCCATTGCGGTCTTGATGCCCATAGCGTCCAGGTGAAGTTTCATCTTGCGGCCGACGCCCCAGACCTCGGACACGTCGGTGTTGCGCAGAACCCAGTCACGCTTGAACGGGTCGCAGATATCGACCACGCCGCCGGTTTCCACCTGAAGCCGTTTGGCGGTGTGATTTGCCAGCTTTGCCAGGGTTTTGGTGTGGGCGATCCCCACCCCAACAGGGATGCCTGTGCAGCGCAGTACCAGGCTGCGGATCTTCCGACCGAGGGCATCCCGGCCGTCGATGCCGGTCAAGTCGGCAAAGGCTTCGTCGATGCTGTAGACCTCGACGGCAGGCACCAATGATTCAATGAGCGTCATGACCCGCTCGCTCATGTCGCCATAGAGCGCATAGTTCGAAGAGAACGGAACGATGCCGTGCTTGTGCAGCTTGTGCTTGATCTGGAAATACGGTTCGCCCATCTTCACATAGGGCTTGGCGTCGTAACTACGGGCGATCACGCAGCCATCGTTGTTGCTCAGCACCACAATGGGCACGCGGGCCAGGTCGGGTCGAAACACGCGCTCGCAACTGGCATAGAAGCTGTTGCAGTCGATCAGGGCAAAAACTGGCTGGGGTTTAGACATGGCTGCGCACACTGCATGTAATGACGCCCCAGATCACCAGCTCGTCGCCCTCAAGCACGTACCTCGGTGGATACTTTGGGTTCTCCGACAGGAGAATCACCTCCTTGCCGCGAATGCAAAGCCGCTTGCATACGGGTTCGTTGTTCAGCAGCGCTACGACGATGTGACCGTGTGCTGGCTCCAGAGCGCGGTCCACCACAGCGAGATCGCCTTCAAAAATACCGGCGCCTTGCATACTCTCCCCAGCGATTGAGACCAGGTAGACATGCGGGGCGCGAATGTTCAGAACCTCATCCAGTGAGATGTGCGCTTCGATGTGATCCGCCGCCGGAGATGGAAAGCCGGCAGGCACTCGAAACGAACACAAGGGCAGCTTCAAGCCACCCGTGGCGATAGGGCCTAGAATTGAGAAGCTCATAACGCACGATTCCCAAAAAATACTGTACGAACATACAGTTAATCTTGTACAAATTTTCCGGTCAATTTGTATAGGAAAAATCTGACAGGCGGGATAGCCGCGTGCGAGCGGTTCGTCAAGCCGATACCCGGGCCCGTCCCAGCGATGGTGAGGTAGATCATCAGCAGCGGTTCGCGTGCGCCCCACGTAGACATGTTGATGGCACTTCGATATTGTTATTCTTTTGAAAATAAGGGACAAGGAATGAAGCGAAAACTTCAGGTGTTCATATCTAGCACTTACACAGATCTGATTGAGGAACGACAAGCAGCTGTAGGTGCTATTCTAAAGTCAGGTCATATCCCTGCTGGCATGGAGCTTTTTACGGCCGGTGATCGTTCTCAGATGGAAACAATTAACGACTGGATTGATCAATCAGACGTTTACATGTTGATCCTTGGCGGTAGATATGGATCCATCGAAAGCTCTACGAATTTGAGCTACACAGAATTGGAGTTCGACTACGCCGTCGCACAAAATAAGCCGATGTTTTCAGTAGTAATCAAGGAAGACGCGCTGGAAAGAAAAGTGCGCGACTGCGGAACGAATTATCTTGAAAAAGACAACCCAAAGGAACTGAAGGCGTTTCGAGAAAAAGCACTCGGAAGAATATCCTCATTCTTTGACGACCTTAAAGATATAAAGCTTTGCGTATATGAAAGTCTTTCTGATTATGCGGGAAGAGGCGAGTTAACAGGGTGGGTCTCAGCAAGCGAAATTGTCGATACCAAGCCCTTATTCGAAGAAATAAAAAAGCTATCGGATGAAAACACTGAACTAAAAGAAATAATTAAAAGTTTAGAAAGTCGCCCTTTACCCGCCCCAGCCAAGCCGGCTGGAGACACAGAAAAACTTTCAGAAATAGCGGAAGTATTAAGCCATCTTACAGTAACCATCCCAGCAACTGTAACCTCAACTGAAAAGGAAGAAGAAAACAGCCTTTTAGATATTTTTTACAACACACGAAGTAAATTAATACAAGGCGTAACCAACGCAGCATCAGGGGCGACTGACGTAAGTAGATTCCTTTATTTCAATATCTGCCCAAAGCTACAAATTCACGGCCTAACAGAGAACGAGAAGGTTACAGGCGTAAAATATAGAAGATACTTCGTGACTAAACTAGGATTACAACTGCTCGCACATATCGAAAAAGAACAAGTAGCTTTAAAGAAGCAGCAAAAATAAACCAACAGTAAAAGAACGCATTCGAAGCCGCCATGATGGCGGCTAATCGAATTTACCCAAAAAGTTCCGCCATCCAACATTCGCCGCAAACATATCAACTTCCAATTTATGGTTACGGACTCCACCGACTTTTCTGCCACTGGCGCCAGTTCGCTGCACAGAACCGAACGCCTAGGAATCTTAAGCCTCCCCGCCGTTTGCGTAGTGTTTGAAGCGCAGTATTTCCTCCCCTAGCCAGTGATTTAATTGCGTCATCCGCGTCTGGATGGGCTCAAGCTCGTTGGCTGCATAGATCTGCGCTGCCTCCCTGATCGACCCAAAACCGCCCGCGTTCTGGGGCACAATCCCCATTAGTTGCGGTGGAATCCGCAGGCTCGCCAGCACATCATCACGGGTCTGATTCTTGATCGAGTTGAATTCGTCTTTGGCCGCTACCTCGCTGACAGGGATTAGCTGAATCCCGTCCTTCTTGCCCGTGGGCGAGTAGACAAACAAGTTTCGAAAATTCCCTGGTCCCTTGGACTCTTTCAGCGCATTTCGCAACGCATCAATATCCGCCTCAGTCTGCGCCGCGTCGGTCATGTACAGGATGAAACCGGCGTGACTCCCGTTCTCGTAATACTTGCGCCGGAACAGCGTCGCCGACTCATTCAATAACGCCGACTGCAACGCACTGATCCACTCAGGCAACCCATAAATCTCCTGGTGCAGATCCGCTTCACGCAGATGAAAAATGCTCCCTGGCTCAAACGCGTGCTCGTTCTTCCAGCCCTGCACCTGGTAGAACTGCCCCTCCGGCCCAACCCGCATGTACTTCGCAAGCGACGGCACCAGT
Encoded proteins:
- a CDS encoding phage portal protein, producing the protein MTEQLASQDLLPAALDATSAGTQVFSFGEPTPVLGGREVFDYLECWFNGRWYEPPLSLNGLARSVGASVHLHSGLMFKRNLLSKTFIPHPMLSRAAFEQFALDFLCLGNGYLEKRRSVLGNTRQLVPSLAKYMRVGPEGQFYQVQGWKNEHAFEPGSIFHLREADLHQEIYGLPEWISALQSALLNESATLFRRKYYENGSHAGFILYMTDAAQTEADIDALRNALKESKGPGNFRNLFVYSPTGKKDGIQLIPVSEVAAKDEFNSIKNQTRDDVLASLRIPPQLMGIVPQNAGGFGSIREAAQIYAANELEPIQTRMTQLNHWLGEEILRFKHYANGGEA
- a CDS encoding response regulator, with the protein product MLAACASRFWQRQNMITNWEEIGPFEGEVLIVEDDQTLRVLMVEILEDIGAETVAFGSADEALIYLLQSQVRCCLVIVDYGVPGQINGMDFIKMVRGKWPSIGSILTSGYQFLPGSVPGPTLYLQKPWAVNDLIASMKHLLQRTS
- the umuC gene encoding translesion error-prone DNA polymerase V subunit UmuC, with protein sequence MSKPQPVFALIDCNSFYASCERVFRPDLARVPIVVLSNNDGCVIARSYDAKPYVKMGEPYFQIKHKLHKHGIVPFSSNYALYGDMSERVMTLIESLVPAVEVYSIDEAFADLTGIDGRDALGRKIRSLVLRCTGIPVGVGIAHTKTLAKLANHTAKRLQVETGGVVDICDPFKRDWVLRNTDVSEVWGVGRKMKLHLDAMGIKTAMDLAKADPWTLRKKFSVVIEKTARELAGTPCLELDEPDPPKQEICCSRMFGKRLTDLAPIKEAVATYMMRASEKLRAQQSLCKKIRVSIRTGMFNPEEAKYATGVLIDMPYPTDDVRLLTKAAVDALDRVFRPGFKYSKAEVLLMNLCQQGEYTDDLFATSQPADATKLMAVLDQINGRWGRGTLRSASVPVNPDWGMRREMMSQSYTTRLDQLWQVPCR
- a CDS encoding LexA family protein: MSFSILGPIATGGLKLPLCSFRVPAGFPSPAADHIEAHISLDEVLNIRAPHVYLVSIAGESMQGAGIFEGDLAVVDRALEPAHGHIVVALLNNEPVCKRLCIRGKEVILLSENPKYPPRYVLEGDELVIWGVITCSVRSHV
- a CDS encoding DUF4062 domain-containing protein; this encodes MKRKLQVFISSTYTDLIEERQAAVGAILKSGHIPAGMELFTAGDRSQMETINDWIDQSDVYMLILGGRYGSIESSTNLSYTELEFDYAVAQNKPMFSVVIKEDALERKVRDCGTNYLEKDNPKELKAFREKALGRISSFFDDLKDIKLCVYESLSDYAGRGELTGWVSASEIVDTKPLFEEIKKLSDENTELKEIIKSLESRPLPAPAKPAGDTEKLSEIAEVLSHLTVTIPATVTSTEKEEENSLLDIFYNTRSKLIQGVTNAASGATDVSRFLYFNICPKLQIHGLTENEKVTGVKYRRYFVTKLGLQLLAHIEKEQVALKKQQK